In Fusarium verticillioides 7600 chromosome 4, whole genome shotgun sequence, the following proteins share a genomic window:
- a CDS encoding elongator complex protein 5, whose amino-acid sequence MAPTSNVHARSHSLLLLQKLLNLRDGASPLTLVIDNLEQPARPVLSEFVSRAKIAKTQVIFLSLVTLKKPQDADVFIKAAGRDLQTVRKELLNHYPAFNPLLDKGKPTQRAVVIVDSLNALASAAPQSLASFLSSIITPAVSIVATYHDDVPIVLPRSFSEYEPHPFTVLCHLATAILRLSSLYQEIERQKARNRSIQEPEWGLNENREGVLVGLGEKGRDRNEDSNGVVINMELRRRSGRTVSEKFILSSKGLVTAPQPGKVCLLTDHPMFAAPTDSGESGEGEEEPESTFNLGLTEKQRKDREGIVLPYFDAQTDIGAGEGGRILYEMGREDDFDDEEDEI is encoded by the exons ATGGCACCGACCTCGAATGTCCATGCTCGATCGCACAGTCTGCTGCTCTTACAgaaactcctcaaccttcgTGACGGCGCAAGTCCTCTTACTCTCGTGATAGACAATCTCGAACAACCTGCGCGACCAGTCCTTAGCGAGTTTGTGTCGAGAGCAAAG ATTGCAAAGACACAAGTTATCTTCCTGTCGCTGGTAACGCTGAAGAAACCACAAGATGCAGATGTTTTCATAAAAGCTGCAGGCAGAGATCTTCAGACTGTGCGCAAAGAGTTGTTGAATCATTATCCTGCTTTCAACCCTCTTTTGGACAAGGGAAAGCCCACTCAAA GGGCCGTTGTGATTGTCGACTCACTAAACGCCTTAGCATCTGCCGCTCCTCAGTCCCTGGCAAGCTTTCtctcaagcatcatcacgcCAGCTGTCTCTATCGTTGCCACGTACCATGATGATGTACCCATAGTACTGCCAAGGTCGTTCAGCGAGTATGAACCCCATCCTTTTACTGTACTATGCCACCTCGCTACTGCTATCCTGAGGCTGTCCAGTCTTTACCAAGAGATTGAGCGTCAGAAGGCTCGAAACAGGAGCATTCAGGAGCCAGAGTGGGGTTTGAACGAAAATCGTGAGGGAGTGCTCGTcggtcttggagagaagggcAGAGATCGGAACGAGGACAGCAATGGAGTTGTTATTAATATGGAATTACGACGACGAAGTGGAAGAACTGTTTCAGAAAAGTTTATTCTCAGCTCCAAAGGCTTGGTTACAGCGCCTCAACCCGGCAAGGTGTGCTTGCTTACAGATCACCCAATGTTCGCAGCACCAACGGACAGTGGAGAGAGCGGCGAAGGAGAGGAGGAGCCTGAGAGTACATTTAATCTGGGGCTCACAGAAAAGCAGCGAAAGGACCGAGAGGGTATTGTGTTGCCATACTTTGATGCGCAAACGGATATTGGtgcaggagaaggaggaagaattCTTTACGAAATGGGTAGAGAGgacgactttgatgatgaggaggatgagatatAG
- a CDS encoding aminodeoxychorismate synthase, translating into MTTGSEPSVGAPKRILFIDAYDSFTNNIVSLLRTLLGADIFVIRIDLSVVDRVSDDDDAPAKWTEQEFINNLAQFDAVVCGPGPGSPLNPEDVGAFNLLWDLPEHLQLPVLGICLGFQSLLAAHGGSVRRLKRGLHGMVREIDHHGQDIFCRVPPFKATLYHSLCVDIGQYSDDWAEENRWKPTSEFSPLAWATEIRDDGRREQILQGVRHNKKPFWGLQYHPESVCTEKNAQGVLINWFQAALQWNKYHGRRVKGPLLEIQTLSPPNHLESAAAHKEHLGDLWLTSSSSETSLRSFAKGSEYTHRTITLPQGAGVPELVEMLGLAKGETIILDSSSSKNGDALALNSIVALQVDDALRFEYNVCDDYVTVRLPSTDGKDKTEMISLKNGTINVWEVISDFWETRSHPPGSDRSTSAFKGGFMGFITYEMGLHGLEKKMVPEDRGHKRPDICLAWVTKSIVLDHRAGVAYVQNLKARGSNDVWLDKIAERIQQSDYWNATKMRNGINGNVIGDRAHNKEINITTPQPDRYEEQVRVCQDFIAAGESYELCLTSQTTMARPRSRNNERSPWAIYQTLRQRQPAPFGSFIRLGGATMLSCSPERFLRYDTNGLCSMRPMKGTVRKSEAMSTLAQAEKILHVPKEVAENLMIVDLVRHDLHGVCGVGHVTVPDLMKVEEYATVFQMITVVNGQLPGRNGNKPHGARRSSFDSHCPYTGLDALAAALPPGSMTGAPKKRSCELLQIIEGQHERSLYSGVVGYMDVAGAGDWSVTIRTMFRWDDETAPAEEGETEPREVWRIGAGGAVTILSTLEGERDEMFTKLAGPMGVFRDAA; encoded by the coding sequence ATGACTACAGGCTCAGAGCCCTCGGTTGGAGCGCCGAAGCGGATTCTTTTTATCGATGCCTATGACTCGTTTACTAACAACATCGTCTCGCTGCTCCGAACCCTTCTTGGCGCTGATATCTTCGTCATAAGAATCGACCTCTCAGTGGTTGATAGAGtcagcgacgacgacgatgcaCCCGCAAAATGGACAGAGCAAGAGTTTATCAACAATCTTGCTCAATTCGACGCCGTAGTTTGCGGCCCTGGCCCTGGATCGCCGCTTAATCCAGAAGACGTTGGGGCGTTCAATCTTCTCTGGGATCTCCCtgaacatcttcaactgccAGTTTTGGGTATTTGTCTTGGATTTCAGAGTTTACTTGCTGCGCATGGCGGGTCAGTGAGAAGACTCAAGAGGGGTCTTCATGGAATGGTGAGAGAAATTGACCATCACGGACAAGACATTTTCTGCCGAGTACCCCCCTTCAAGGCTACTCTGTACCATAGTCTCTGTGTTGATATTGGCCAGTACAGCGATGACTGGGCAGAAGAGAATCGGTGGAAGCCGACTTCAGAGTTTTCACCATTGGCATGGGCAACAGAAATTAGAGACGACGGGCGAAGGGAACAGATCCTCCAAGGAGTGAGACACAACAAGAAGCCATTCTGGGGACTCCAGTACCATCCCGAGTCTGTTTGCACAGAGAAGAATGCCCAGGGAGTCCTCATCAACTGGTTTCAGGCTGCGCTGCAATGGAACAAATACCATGGACGACGAGTAAAGGGACCCTTACTAGAGATTCAGACTCTCTCGCCGCCGAATCACCTGGAGTCTGCAGCTGCGCATAAGGAACATTTGGGCGATTTGTGGTTgacctcaagctcatcagaAACTTCGCTGAGAAGCTTTGCGAAGGGATCTGAATACACACATCGCACAATCACACTGCCTCAGGGGGCTGGCGTGCCAGAActtgttgagatgctgggGTTGGCAAAGGGAGAGACCATTATACTTGACTCGTCGAGTTCTAAGAACGGAGATGCACTAGCATTGAACAGCATTGTGGCTCTCCAAGTTGACGATGCGCTGCGGTTCGAGTACAACGTTTGCGATGACTATGTCACGGTGCGGCTCCCGAGTACAGACGGGAAGGACAAAACGGAGATGATAAGCCTCAAAAACGGCACAATCAACGTCTGGGAGGTCATCTCAGACTTCTGGGAGACGCGAAGCCATCCTCCTGGATCCGACCGTTCAACTTCAGCTTTCAAGGGTGGTTTCATGGGATTCATCACCTATGAGATGGGGCTACAcggccttgagaagaaaaTGGTCCCGGAAGATCGGGGCCACAAGAGACCAGACATTTGTCTAGCTTGGGTAACGAAAAGCATTGTTCTGGATCACAGAGCTGGCGTTGCATATGTTCAAAACCTGAAGGCGCGAGGATCAAACGATGTATGGCTGGATAAGATAGCGGAAAGAATTCAACAGTCCGACTATTGGAATGCTACCAAGATGAGAAACGGAATCAATGGGAATGTCATTGGAGACCGTGCCCATAACAAGGAAATCAATATCACAACACCACAGCCAGACAGGTATGAGGAGCAAGTTCGTGTTTGCCAGGATTTCATTGCAGCAGGTGAGTCTTACGAACTTTGCCTCACATCGCAAACGACAATGGCAAGACCTCGTTCAAGAAACAATGAGAGAAGCCCATGGGCCATATATCAGACCTTGAGGCAGCGGCAGCCAGCGCCCTTTGGGTCTTTCATCCGTCTTGGTGGCGCTACGATGTTGAGTTGCTCCCCTGAGCGTTTCCTTCGATACGACACCAACGGACTCTGCTCAATGAGACCCATGAAGGGAACAGTTCGCAAATCGGAGGCTATGTCAACCCTCGCACAGGCCGAGAAGATCCTTCATGTACCCAAGGAAGTTGCTGAGAACCTCATGATTGTCGATCTGGTCCGGCATGATTTACATGGTGTCTGTGGCGTTGGCCATGTCACAGTTCCTGATCTCATGAAGGTAGAAGAATATGCCACGGTCTTCCAGATGATCACTGTGGTCAATGGGCAACTCCCAGGCCGCAATGGAAACAAGCCTCATGGCGCTCGCCGAAGCAGCTTTGACTCTCACTGCCCTTATACCGGTTTGGATGCCCTTGCCGCGGCGTTACCTCCTGGAAGTATGACAGGGGCGCCGAAAAAGCGCAGCTGCGAGCTTCTACAGATCATCGAGGGCCAACACGAGCGAAGTCTCTACTCTGGTGTTGTAGGATATATGGATGTCGCAGGTGCAGGAGACTGGAGTGTCACAATCCGAACCATGTTCAGATGGGACGATGAGACGGCTCCAGCTGAAGAGGGCGAGACAGAGCCCAGGGAAGTTTGGAGAATTGGAGCCGGAGGTGCGGTAACAATCCTGAGCACCCTTGAAGGTGAGAGGGACGAGATGTTCACCAAACTTGCCGGTCCTATGGGTGTGTTTAGAGACGCGGCATAA
- a CDS encoding vesicle transporter SEC22 has product MIYSTQISRLDGLMLCASVDDEQAESTLAETKQNVRQVLRKLTRNSESQASIETPNHTLHYLIDSDIVFLAICAPSYPRKLAFTYLADLAREFTTTYPASQVHSPALRPYAFMEFDTFISKTKTTYADSRASANLDKLNDELRDVTKVMTKNIEDLLYRGDSLERMGEISSRLRDDSKKYRRAAVRINWELLVKQYGPFAALGFIIIFFLYWRFF; this is encoded by the exons ATGATCTACTCTACGCAAATATCAAGGCTTGATG GCCTCATGCTCTGTGCCTCAGTCGATGATGAACAG GCCGAGTCCACCCTCGCAGAGACCAAGCAGAACGTGCGCCAGGTCCTCCGCAAGCTCACACGCAACTCCGAGTCCCAGGCCTCTATCGAGACGCCCAACCACACGCTGCACTACCTCATCGACTCGgacatcgtcttcctcgccatctgcGCTCCCTCGTACCCCCGAAAGCTTGCATTTACCTACCTCGCCGACCTCGCTCGCGAATTCACAACCACCTACCCAGCATCCCAGGTCCACTCGCCTGCTCTGCGACCCTACGCCTTCATGGAGTTTGACACCTTCAtctcgaagacgaagaccaCCTACGCTGATTCCCGAGCCTCGGCTAACCTCGATAAACTTAACGATGAGCTGCGCGATGTGACAAAGGTAATGACAAAGAACATTGAGGATTTGCTCTATCGTGGAGATAGTTTGGAGCGCATGGGAGAGATCAGCTCGAGGCTGCGTGATGACAGCAAGAAGTATAGGAGAGCTGCAGTGCGAATCAACTGGGAGTTGCTGGTAAAGCAGTACGGACCCTTTGCGGCTCTTgggttcatcatcatcttcttcctgtATTGGCGGTTCTTTTAA